One part of the Rutidosis leptorrhynchoides isolate AG116_Rl617_1_P2 chromosome 1, CSIRO_AGI_Rlap_v1, whole genome shotgun sequence genome encodes these proteins:
- the LOC139898348 gene encoding uncharacterized protein, which translates to MNTIEIVDGDKINAELYNALSEGEDLKAFEICCRLTDGPFHYLTIHNDTVLHVATFNKRNNLVVHLLRSLHQSQYEKLTWVNSSGNTILHETSTNNWTVEAAMEMVTCAPSLLITKNKRGETPLFRAARRGKTKIFRFLDDQVKIAVREGAKVEDFLMRNDKSTILHSTILSQNFELANLIAERYPSLISEVDGNCMTALQLLAVNPSALDKGVGNSFLKHLIYKYIDSGLLRSIGVPIFHKIRKRKRRCELAKKFAVILIEKDKSWKETKSRFEFGGTKLHKYDEGSAIAVEKTSVLDTVPDTPLLLATKSGCTYIVKKILNMYPQSVEHIDVDGRNILHVAIKHRRTKIINIVISMAHSIKRLRGTMDKKGQSLLHMFSVDVKDNTIEDDIRSPVLKLRDDLVLFEKLRKLCTTLARLQINANGMTAESMLLEKNAHLRVEAKEWMISTAQNCSIIAVLIATVAFAAAYTVPGGPNQETGYPLLRKNPFFIVFALADALSLTFSLTSVIIFLSILTSSFRLNDFRYSLHNKLLAGLTVLILSVSMMMVAFAATLVLTISSGQNWTNVLLYIISFFPVTVFVFSYVRLYLLLINSISEMLLMFKEAVFPSCTTTTPQTDFTRSPYKDLHF; encoded by the exons ATGAATACCATTGAAATTGTAGACGGTGACAAGATTAATGCAGAGCTGTATAACGCTCTGTCCGAAGGAGAAGATTTGAAGGCGTTTGAGATTTGTTGTCGTTTGACCGATGGCCCATTTCATTATTTAACCATACACAATGACACCGTTCTCCATGTAGCCACTTTCAATAAACGTAATAACCTTGTTGTTCATCTGCTTCGTTCCTTACATCAAAGCCAGTACGAGAAACTTACATGGGTAAATAGTAGCGGAAACACAATACTTCATGAGACAAGCACCAACAATTGGACTGTTGAGGCCGCTATGGAGATGGTGACATGTGCTCCTTCATTGCTGATAACGAAAAACAAGCGTGGAGAAACCCCTCTGTTCCGTGCAGCCCGTCGCGGTAAGACCAAAATTTTCAGGTTCCTTGATGATCAAGTCAAAATTGCAGTTCGGGAAGGTGCAAAAGTAGAAGATTTTCTTATGAGAAATGATAAATCTACCATATTACATTCAACGATCCTCAGCCAGAACTTCG AATTGGCCAATTTAATAGCTGAAAGATATCCAAGCTTGATTTCTGAGGTAGATGGAAATTGCATGACAGCTCTTCAACTTCTAGCAGTCAATCCTTCGGCTTTGGATAAAGGAGTTGGAAACAGTTTCTTGAAGCATCTCATATACAAAT ACATTGATTCAGGCCTTTTAAGAAGTATTGGAGTGCCTATATTTCACAAAATTCGTAAGAGAAAGCGTAGATGTGAATTAGCAAAGAAATTTGCTGTGATATTAATCGAAAAAGACAAATCGTGGAAAGAAACAAAATCCAGATTCGAATTTGGGGGAACCAAGTTACACAAATACGACGAAGGAAGCGCTATCGCAGTAGAAAAAACCTCTGTGCTCGACACTGTGCCCGACACTCCGTTGTTGTTAGCAACAAAAAGTGGGTGTACATATATCGTTAAGAAAATACTAAATATGTACCCTCAGTCAGTAGAACACATTGATGTGGATGGGCGCAATATTTTACATGTGGCGATAAAACACCGAAGAACCAAGATCATAAATATTGTCATTAGTATGGCACATTCAATCAAGAGGCTAAGAGGAACGATGGACAAAAAAGGTCAATCCCTACTTCACATGTTTAGTGTAGACGTCAAAGATAACACGATTGAGGACGACATCAGAAGCCCCGTGTTAAAACTGAGAGATGATTTGGTTTTGTTTGAG AAATTGAGAAAACTATGTACAACGCTTGCCCGGTTGCAAATAAATGCTAATGGAATGACTGCTGAAAGTATGCTTCTAGAAAAAAATGCACACCTTCGCGTTGAAGCTAAAGAATGGATGATAAGCACAGCTCAAAACTGTTCCATTATTGCGGTTCTTATTGCAACTGTTGCATTTGCCGCAGCATACACTGTACCTGGAGGTCCAAATCAAGAAACAGGTTATCCACTACTTAGGAAAAATCCATTTTTTATCGTGTTTGCTCTAGCGGATGCCCTTTCACTCACATTTTCTTTGACATCAGTTATCATATTCCTTTCCATCCTTACATCTTCATTTCGTTTAAATGACTTTCGTTACTCTCTTCATAATAAGCTACTGGCAGGCCTTACGGTGTTAATTCTCTCTGTTTCAATGATGATGGTAGCATTTGCAGCTACACTTGTCTTAACTATTAGTAGCGGACAGAATTGGACAAATGTTTTATTGTACATAATCTCATTTTTCCCTGTCACAGTGTTTGTGTTTTCGTATGTACGTCTTTACTTGTTGCTCATTAATTCAATTAGTGAAATGTTGTTGATGTTTAAGGAGGCGGTTTTTCCTAGTTGCACTACTACAACACCTCAGACAGACTTCACCAGATCGCCCTACAAAGATCTGCATTTCTAA